The segment ATCAGAAATTCATTGGCGCTGATTGCAACGATTTCTGAATTGGAGTTTTGCGGCTTTTCTTGTTTGTACAGGTATTGTCCGATCGTGCCGTCCTGAAGGTTAACCGTTACGATGCGGGTAATATCCAGGTCTTTTACGGAGCTGTTCGGGTTATACATGGTGGACTGCATGATGCCGACCAGCGTCGTTTGATCCGGCGTGATCGCCAAGCCTTCCATTCCACGGTTGGCCCGACGATTGGCAAACTCCGCCGGCAGGTGAATCGTTACCCGGGCGTCACCTGCGAAAGGATTAATGCGACCGATTTCTTTTCCTTCGGCATCAAAATGTACCATGTGCGGGCCGTATTCGTCGCTGACCCAGAAGGTGCCGTCGTCAAGTGCTGCAAGGCCTTCGCCATCCAGGCCGTAGTCGTCAAGTTTGAGTGGGTTGTAGTCGGGACTGGCGGAATTGTCGTTGTAAGCTTTGCTTGGATCGACCAATACCGGAGAACCGTCGGCATTGTAAGGCGTTTCGCCGGTTCCGCCCAGTGCGGAGGTGTTTGGCAGGCCGGAAATGTTTTTGCCATCGCGATCTTTAAGAAGAATTTCTTTAACCAGCTCGATTTCGCCTTTGTCGGTGATTTTGAATTGACCGATTCGAGGAGTATAGTCCGGTGTCGGGAATTTTTTGCCTTTACCGTAATTACCGGTGAAAGTGGCATTTGGGCCGCGGTCGGTCAAGGCGTAAAATTGATCAGTTTCGCCGGGAACCGCTGTCATGGCAGAGCCGAAACCACCGTTGCGAACTTCAAACGGTTGCTGGGTATCGGCGTCGATTAGATCGCTGCGCAAAATGCTATACGGCAAAGAGGCACCCTCTGTTGAAAGGGTATCAATTGCATTTTTCAGTGATTCGTCTGAATCGGAATCGTTACAGGCGGTCAATAGCAGGGTGCCGAGAACGGCGCTGGCTAATAGAGTTTTCTTCAACATATCTCTTCCTTTGTCCTAATTGAATGTAAATATTGCCCGGCTGTTTGGCGCAAAAGGTTTGTGTCGATGCGGTTTGATATTGTTATAAGTGAGGCATCGTTTGCCAGCCGAAGCGGATTAATTTAGAGAAAATGCCGACGGCTTTTTTGAAGTTTTTCTGGTGTTTTCGTGTCAGAATTGTGAATGAGTGGCAATGGTTAGGGAGGATAAAAAGATGGATTGGCAGACCCTGCAAACCCTGCTTATGTGGTGTACCTTGATTAATCTCGGTTTGTATTTGCTGACGCTGGTTGCGGTGATGTGGTTTAGAAAGCCGGTAGTTTTGATGCACCTCTATCTGTTTTCGATGAATGAAAAAGAGGTCATGTCTTCTATCCAAAGTTATCTTGGGCGTTACAAGCTTCTGATTACGGTGTTTAACTTTGTTCCCTGGCTGGCTTTGTGGTTAATGCAGAGCGGTTATTGATGTTGAAGAAGAGAGTGTGGGGTCACATTTAAATCGCTCTGTGGGTTATTCAGTGATTTCCGGTGCTTGAAGAGGGCTGTAAACAACGCTTCAGAGAACAAAAGCAGGCGGTTTTCGTAGAGGGTTATTTTCGAATGACCCAGGTGTGGCCAATTCTGATAGATGTTGGGGCGCGAAAAAAACAAAGTTGGTGCAATTAAGGCGCGCCGGAAGGTGGATTTATCCGGTTCTTATAGTTTTTTTTGTTTATCGTATTGAAAATAAAGTAATTTTTAAAAGTTGGTTTGAAATCGGCTTTTAAGTAGAAGAGGTTAATCGAGTGTTGAGGCTCATCCGGTCATTAGACTGGATGGGCCTTTTTTTTGTTTCAAATTCGGCTAAAAACAAAAAAAGGCCGTGAAGGATAATGAAATGGCAGACTTTATCAAAGTATGCGGTGAGAACGATTTAGTAGAAAATTCGGGAGTTGCCGCGCTGATCGACGATCAGCAACTGGCTCTGTTCTATATCGATTCGCAAGTCTATATCACCTCCAATACCGATCCGATCAGGGAAGCGGAGGTCATGTCCCGCGGAATGGTCGGTGACCGTGACGGTGAGCTTTTTGTCGCTTCACCTTTACACAAAGAATGTTATAGCTTGATCAGCGGTGTCTGCCTGGATAAGGAAGGCTATTCCCTCAGTATTTTTCCTGGCAAGATCGAAGACGGTTTTGTCTGGGTTGACATGCACGCCAAGGTTTGAAGGTTGATGTATGGCGGCCAAGAATTCCTCTTCTCTTATTAAGACCTCTATCAAAAGTTCTGTCAAAACGACCTGTCCGTATTGTGGCGTCGGTTGCGGCATGCTTTTAAGTCCGAATCCGACCATGCAAAGTGGTTGGGATTTGAGCGGTGATAAAACACATCCGGCGAATTTCGGCCGTTTGTGCGTTAAGGGAGCGTCGGCGGCGGAAACACTGGGGTTTGAAGGTCGATTGCTCAGTCCTCTGATCAATGGGCAAGAAGTCGATTGGGAAACCGCGTTGAGTGAAGTAGCCGGGCGCTTCAACAAAATCATCGATCAATATGGCCCCGAAAGTGTCGCTTTCTACGTTTCCGGTCAGTTGTTGACCGAAGACTATTACGTTGCCAATAAGCTGATGAAAGGTTTTATCGGCTGTGCCAATATCGATACTAACTCGCGTCTGTGCATGGCTTCGGCGGTGGTTGGCTACAAGCGCGCTTTCGGCAGTGACAGTGTGCCGTGCAGCTATGAAGATCTTGAACAGGCGGAATTGATTACTCTGGTCGGTTCCAATACCGCCTGGGCGCATCCGATCATCTATCAACGAATTGCCGCAGTCAAAAAAGCTAACCCGCAGATGAGAGTGGTGGTGGTTGACCCGCGCCGCACGGCGACTTGCGATCTGGCCGATTTACACTTGGCAATTAAGCCGGGAATGGATGCCGCACTGTTTAACGGTCTGCTGGCGTATTTTTCCGAGCATGGGGAGATCGATGTCGATTTTGTCGCCAGGCACTGTAACGGTTTTGCCGAAGCATTGTATGCCGCGCGTCAGCAAGCGGATATTCAGGAACTGGCCGAATTGTGCGATCTTGCCGTTGAAGACCTGCATCAATGGTTCGAATGGTGTCGCCAATCGCCGAAAATGCTGACGCTCTACTCTCAAGGTGTCAACCAGTCAACCAGCGGCGTCGATAAGTCGAATGCCATTATTAACTGTCATCTGGCGACCGGACGCATCGGTAAAGTCGGATGCGGTCCTTTTTCCATTACCGGGCAGCCGAATGCCATGGGTGGACGTGAAGTCGGCGGTCTTGCCAATCAGTTGGCGGCGCACATGGATTTTACCTCTGAAGAGTCGATCGATCGGGTTGCCCGTTTTTGGCGAGCCCAGAACATGGCGACACAAGATGGTTTGAAAGCGGTCGATATGTTTGATGCGGTTGCGGCAGGGAAAATCAAAGCGATCTGGATTATGAATACCAATCCGGTGGTTTCCATGCCGGATGCCGATCGGGTGCGTCAGGCTTTGCTGGATTGCGAAACCGTCGTGGTTTCCGACTGTATGGCACAGACCGATACCACTGAGGTGGCGGATATTCTTCTACCGGCTTTGACCTGGGGAGAGACTGACGGTTCCGTGACCAATTCCGACCGAACGATCTCAATGCAACGCGCTTTTATTTCCGGCCCCGAACAGGCGCAAGCCGACTGGTGGATGATCTGCGAAGTGGCCAAACGCATGGGGTTTGGCGAAGCGTTTGAGTACCGGCATCCGGTAGAAATCTTTCGCGAGCATGCCGCTTTAAGCGCTTTTGAAAATGACGAAACGGGAACGATTCGGGATTTTAATCTGGCGGCCTTGGCGGATATTTCTCTGGACGACTATTTGAATTTCCCGCCGACACCTTGGCCGATTGTCGATAAGGACGACCAGGGAAAGCCGCTCGGTACGCCGCGCCTGTTCTGCGACGGGCAATTTTTTACTCCGGATCGCAAAGCGCGTTTTATTGCGGTTACACCTCGGGCGCCGCAAAGCAGCCCGAACGCTCAATATCCGTTTGTTTTGAATACCGGGCGGGTTCGCGATCAGTGGCATACCATGACGCGAACCGCTAAAACACCGAAATTGATGACGCATGTTGCCGAGCCGTTTGTCGCCATTCACCCGCAAGATGCCGAAGAGAAAGGACTGACCAATGGCGGTTTGGCGCGCGTGTTCAACGATCTGGGGGAGCTGATCCTGCGCGTTGAATGTCAGGCTTCGCAAAGACGCGGAGAGCTGTTTGTGCCGATGCATTGGAACCGTCAATATACCGGTCATGCGAATGTTGATCGATTGGTAGCGGCACGAGTTGATCCGCTGTCCGGCCAGCCGGAATCCAAGCATGCGGTAGTGGCGATTGAGGCTTATCACTCTAGCTGGAAAGGTTTTGTGTTGAGTCGCGATTCTCTGGAGCAAGCGTTTTTAGAAGGACTCTATTGGAGCCGAATCACCGGCGAGCAGTTTCAGCGCTATGAGGTTGAAGCTCAGGATCGCAGCGCTCGATCCTGGATGGACTGCTTGCAAAGCGCTATGAACGGTAACGATTCAACGGACTGGCTCAGTTACGTCGATGAGACAGAAGGCGTGTTCCGTCTGGCCATGCTGCAAAACGGGAAGTTACAACTGGCGGTATTCGTTTCCAAGGACAAATTGCCGGAACGGCGTTGGGTTGGGCAGTGCTTTTCTCAAGAGGTTCTCTCCGAACGTGACAGACGCTTTTTACTGGCAGGCAAGCTCAGTGGCGCCAAAGATGCCGGCAAGACGATCTGTTCCTGTTTCGGCGTCGGGCTCAACACCATTCTGGAAGCCATCGAAACCCAATCTTTAACCTCGGTCGAAGAGATTGGCAAGGCTTTGAAAGCCGGAACCAACTGCGGCAGCTGTCTGCCGGAGCTGACTGAAATTCTGCAGTCGCAATATCACGAATTGCGCGCTTGAACACGTTTCTCAAAGAGATTTAAGGAGAGCGACATGGATTATTTACCGATTTTTATGAATATCAAGGGTCAGCCGTGTCTGATCGTTGGCGGCGGTGCGGTTGCAGCACGTAAAGCAGACTTGTTTATCAAAGCCGGAGCCAAGGTAACGGTGATCGCTCCGCTATTGAAAGAAGAGATGCAACGTCATTTACAGCTCGGGAAAATCGAATGGGTTGAGGCTGGTTTTGATCGTGAATTAATGTGCGCGCTGCCGAAACCGAAACTGGTTATTTCCGCCACCGACGAGCAGGCGGTTAATGAGGCTGTGTACGAATATTGTCGACAGCAGCAGATCGAAGTTAATGTCGCCGATCAGACCGAGTATTGCGATTTTATCCTGCCGGCGATTATCGAACGCGAACCGATGACGGTGGCGGTATCGACCGGCGGGCGATCTCCTGTGTTGGCCAGAGTGATGAAAGCACGTTTGGAAAGTCTGCTGCCACAGGGATTGTCCGCTGTGACCGATCTGGTCGGCCGCTACCGAAATGCGGTGAAAAAGACCTTGCAAGATGCAGAAAATCGCAAGCGCTTCTGGGAAAAACTGCTCGACAGTGCCTTTATCGATAAAGCATCGCGCCTTGAGTCTTCTGATGAAGCCGAGGCGATTCTGCAGCAAAAATTGCAGGCGGCTCGACTCGAAGAACAGGGCGGGCTGAATGAGGTGGGTGAAGTCTATCTGATAGGTGCCGGGCCGGGCGATCCTGAATTGATGACTTTCAAAGCGCTCCGATTGTTGCAGCAGGCAGACGTAGTGGTTTATGACCGCTTGGTTTCAACGGAAATTCTGGATATGGCTCGCCGTGAGGCCGAGCGGATTTATGTCGGCAAAAAGGATAAGTGGCATCGTGTGCCGCAAAGTCGCATTAACCGCATGCTTCTGGAATTGGCGCAGCAGGGAAAAAAGGTTGCGCGTTTGAAAGGCGGTGATCCGTATATTTTCGGTCGCGGTGCAGAGGAAGTTGAATTACTGGCTGAACACGGTATCGATTTTCAGGTTGTGCCGGGCATTACTGCTGCCGCAGGTTGTACCGCCTATGCCGATTTTCCGTTGACGCATCGCGATTATGCCCATTCGGTTTCGTTTGTGACCGGGCATCAGAAAGAAGGGGATCAGGCGATCGACTATGCGCGTCTGGCTCAGTCTGGCGACACCATGGTTTTCTATATGGGGGTGAAAAATGCCGCTGAAATCCAGCAGGGGTTACTTGCACATGGGGTTTCTTCACAGATGCCGGCAGCGATTATCGAAAGAGGGACGCGGGTCGATCAAAAGGTGACGGTCGTGACTCTGGCCGAACTGGCCGAAACCATCCGCAGACAAAAAATCCAACCCCCGGCACTGTTGGTGATTGGCGAAGTTGTGACCGTGCGTGAAAAACTGCATGCATTGAAGCGCCAGGCGCTGGAGCGTCAAGCCAAACGGGCCGATATTGAACGTCCCGGTCGTCGAGACGAGCCTTGGACAAGGTTGGCGGTATGAGCGATCAATATAACAGTGAGCCGAACAAAGAAGCATCACTGCCTTTCAGTGACTATCTGCGTATTCTTGGAAAAGGCCCGAAAACGCGCAGGAGCCTGACAATGGAGGAGGCTAAGGCGGCTTTCCTTCAAGTATTGGGCAATCAGGTCAGCGATTTGCAGCTTGGGGCTTTTCTACTGTTAATGCGTGCTAATGGCGAGTCGCCGGATGAGTTGCGTGGCTTTATGAGTGCGTGCAGAGAGCACTTTGGTTTGGAAGACTTGCGCGGGAATGTCGATCTCGACTGGTCGGCTTATGCCGGAAAGTGGCGCTATCCTCCCTATTACTTGTTGGCGATTAAACTGCTCGTCGGTAAAGGTTACCGAATTTTGCTGCATGGTGATTCCGGGCAATTTGCCGACCGAGTGTATGCCGAAGAGGCGATGGCGTTACTCGGTTTTGAAATCGCCGAAACTCTTGCGGATGCGGCTGAAAAACTATCGCAAGGACAGGAGGTATATCTGCCGTTGGCGAATTTTGCCGCGCCTCTGCAAAGAATTCTGCATCTAAAGCAGGAGTTGGGAGTCAGAAGCGTATTCAATACGGTGGTGAAATTGCTGAATCCTTTGAACGCGCCTTGTGCGATACAGGGTATCTTTCATAAAGGGGTTGAGCAACTGCATCATGCCGGAACAAATTTTAATGCAACGCGGCGTAATCTGGTTTTTAAAGGCGAAGGCGGTGAAGCCGAAATTCGTCCGGATGCTTTAAATAAGCTGTTTATTTCCGAGGACGGTATTTTATCGGAATCGGCTTTTCCGGCAGTTATTGAGCGACAGAAGCGTCCAAGTCAATGGGATTTACACGCTTTGCGCGCTTTATGGAACGGAGGTTTGCAGGATAGCTACGGTGAAGCCTGTGTGATCACGACGACCGCTGCAGCGTTGGTGTTGATGGAATCCTTGTCTTTGGATGAGGCCAAAGAAAAAGCGACTGCGTTGTGGCAGTCGAGGGAGGCGCTATGAGTGGAGTTTTGAATCCTCTACAGGAGTTTCAGGCAATTAAGGCTTGGTTGTTGGCGCAAGCCAAAGCCATTAACGAATCCGAAACCGTCTGTCTATTGGACGCAAATGCGCGTGTATTAGCCGAGGCTATCCATAGTCCGATCAGTCTTCCCGCTCTGCCGACCAGTGCAATGGACGGCTATGTTGTCTCCAAGCAATGTCTGGAGGGTGGTTTTCCTGCCCGGTTGCCGGTACTTGGAACGCTCTTTGCCGGGGCCGATATTCCGGTTTCACTTCCGCAAGATGCCGCCTATAAAGTGATGACCGGTGCCGCTTTACCTGGAAATGCCGGTCTGGTGATACCTGTCGAAGAGGCGCAACTACTTGATGACTGTTTGCTCCTCGATACGAATAAATTCCGAAAATCGCATATTAAACAAGTGGGCTGTGATTTGAGTGAAGGAGAGTTGTTACTCGAAAAAGGGGTCGTCTTGGGTGCGAGGGAAATCGGCCTGTTAGCGTCCTGCGGAATCGCTGCATGTCCAGTGTTGCGCCGACCCAAAGTGTTAATAGCAGTCGGCGGAGATGAGCTGCAATCACCGGGTGTGCCGTTGCAGGCAGGACAGATTTACGACGCCAATTCCTGGTGGTTGCAGGCGGAATTGACAGAGTTAGGCTGTGAAGTTGTGACAGTCTTGAACTGGCAAGACGATTTGCCGTCTATGCAGAGTAGCTTGCAGCCGTGGCTGGAGCAGATTGATCTGGTCATCAGTGCCGGAGGGGTTTCAGTCGGGGACCGGGATTTTGTCTACGATTGTTTACAGAATCTGGGTGAAGAAGCGAGAAGCTGTCGCTGGCGCTTAAATATGAAACCGGCCAAACCGCTCGCTTATGCGAGCTGGAAACAAAATGCCGGTGCCGGCAAACACTGGTTGGCTTTGCCAGGAAATCCGGTGGCGGGGTTTATGAGTTTTCAGCTGTTTGCGACACCGTTTATTCAGAAGTTGTGCGGAAAAGAAGCGCCATTGGTGACGAAAGAATCGGGAGTGCTTGTCGAGGGGGTTAAGTCGGAT is part of the Thiomicrorhabdus sp. genome and harbors:
- a CDS encoding esterase-like activity of phytase family protein, producing MLKKTLLASAVLGTLLLTACNDSDSDESLKNAIDTLSTEGASLPYSILRSDLIDADTQQPFEVRNGGFGSAMTAVPGETDQFYALTDRGPNATFTGNYGKGKKFPTPDYTPRIGQFKITDKGEIELVKEILLKDRDGKNISGLPNTSALGGTGETPYNADGSPVLVDPSKAYNDNSASPDYNPLKLDDYGLDGEGLAALDDGTFWVSDEYGPHMVHFDAEGKEIGRINPFAGDARVTIHLPAEFANRRANRGMEGLAITPDQTTLVGIMQSTMYNPNSSVKDLDITRIVTVNLQDGTIGQYLYKQEKPQNSNSEIVAISANEFLIIERDGSFLFGGPDGTDAATPDAQKHVYRIDLRNATDLESVGTQGDFVQDADLGLLMNGSTLEEVVLNNGWDALTTAQIYPVSKELVVDMVSAVEYPHDKMEGLWLIDDQHLGVLNDDDFATWSTSGELTQKMLNDSDIDGNRLYIIKDLDLSPRD
- a CDS encoding DUF6868 family protein, whose amino-acid sequence is MDWQTLQTLLMWCTLINLGLYLLTLVAVMWFRKPVVLMHLYLFSMNEKEVMSSIQSYLGRYKLLITVFNFVPWLALWLMQSGY
- the nirD gene encoding nitrite reductase small subunit NirD, which translates into the protein MADFIKVCGENDLVENSGVAALIDDQQLALFYIDSQVYITSNTDPIREAEVMSRGMVGDRDGELFVASPLHKECYSLISGVCLDKEGYSLSIFPGKIEDGFVWVDMHAKV
- a CDS encoding molybdopterin-dependent oxidoreductase, which gives rise to MAAKNSSSLIKTSIKSSVKTTCPYCGVGCGMLLSPNPTMQSGWDLSGDKTHPANFGRLCVKGASAAETLGFEGRLLSPLINGQEVDWETALSEVAGRFNKIIDQYGPESVAFYVSGQLLTEDYYVANKLMKGFIGCANIDTNSRLCMASAVVGYKRAFGSDSVPCSYEDLEQAELITLVGSNTAWAHPIIYQRIAAVKKANPQMRVVVVDPRRTATCDLADLHLAIKPGMDAALFNGLLAYFSEHGEIDVDFVARHCNGFAEALYAARQQADIQELAELCDLAVEDLHQWFEWCRQSPKMLTLYSQGVNQSTSGVDKSNAIINCHLATGRIGKVGCGPFSITGQPNAMGGREVGGLANQLAAHMDFTSEESIDRVARFWRAQNMATQDGLKAVDMFDAVAAGKIKAIWIMNTNPVVSMPDADRVRQALLDCETVVVSDCMAQTDTTEVADILLPALTWGETDGSVTNSDRTISMQRAFISGPEQAQADWWMICEVAKRMGFGEAFEYRHPVEIFREHAALSAFENDETGTIRDFNLAALADISLDDYLNFPPTPWPIVDKDDQGKPLGTPRLFCDGQFFTPDRKARFIAVTPRAPQSSPNAQYPFVLNTGRVRDQWHTMTRTAKTPKLMTHVAEPFVAIHPQDAEEKGLTNGGLARVFNDLGELILRVECQASQRRGELFVPMHWNRQYTGHANVDRLVAARVDPLSGQPESKHAVVAIEAYHSSWKGFVLSRDSLEQAFLEGLYWSRITGEQFQRYEVEAQDRSARSWMDCLQSAMNGNDSTDWLSYVDETEGVFRLAMLQNGKLQLAVFVSKDKLPERRWVGQCFSQEVLSERDRRFLLAGKLSGAKDAGKTICSCFGVGLNTILEAIETQSLTSVEEIGKALKAGTNCGSCLPELTEILQSQYHELRA
- the cysG gene encoding siroheme synthase CysG, producing MDYLPIFMNIKGQPCLIVGGGAVAARKADLFIKAGAKVTVIAPLLKEEMQRHLQLGKIEWVEAGFDRELMCALPKPKLVISATDEQAVNEAVYEYCRQQQIEVNVADQTEYCDFILPAIIEREPMTVAVSTGGRSPVLARVMKARLESLLPQGLSAVTDLVGRYRNAVKKTLQDAENRKRFWEKLLDSAFIDKASRLESSDEAEAILQQKLQAARLEEQGGLNEVGEVYLIGAGPGDPELMTFKALRLLQQADVVVYDRLVSTEILDMARREAERIYVGKKDKWHRVPQSRINRMLLELAQQGKKVARLKGGDPYIFGRGAEEVELLAEHGIDFQVVPGITAAAGCTAYADFPLTHRDYAHSVSFVTGHQKEGDQAIDYARLAQSGDTMVFYMGVKNAAEIQQGLLAHGVSSQMPAAIIERGTRVDQKVTVVTLAELAETIRRQKIQPPALLVIGEVVTVREKLHALKRQALERQAKRADIERPGRRDEPWTRLAV
- a CDS encoding glycosyl transferase family protein: MSDQYNSEPNKEASLPFSDYLRILGKGPKTRRSLTMEEAKAAFLQVLGNQVSDLQLGAFLLLMRANGESPDELRGFMSACREHFGLEDLRGNVDLDWSAYAGKWRYPPYYLLAIKLLVGKGYRILLHGDSGQFADRVYAEEAMALLGFEIAETLADAAEKLSQGQEVYLPLANFAAPLQRILHLKQELGVRSVFNTVVKLLNPLNAPCAIQGIFHKGVEQLHHAGTNFNATRRNLVFKGEGGEAEIRPDALNKLFISEDGILSESAFPAVIERQKRPSQWDLHALRALWNGGLQDSYGEACVITTTAAALVLMESLSLDEAKEKATALWQSREAL
- a CDS encoding molybdopterin molybdotransferase MoeA — protein: MSGVLNPLQEFQAIKAWLLAQAKAINESETVCLLDANARVLAEAIHSPISLPALPTSAMDGYVVSKQCLEGGFPARLPVLGTLFAGADIPVSLPQDAAYKVMTGAALPGNAGLVIPVEEAQLLDDCLLLDTNKFRKSHIKQVGCDLSEGELLLEKGVVLGAREIGLLASCGIAACPVLRRPKVLIAVGGDELQSPGVPLQAGQIYDANSWWLQAELTELGCEVVTVLNWQDDLPSMQSSLQPWLEQIDLVISAGGVSVGDRDFVYDCLQNLGEEARSCRWRLNMKPAKPLAYASWKQNAGAGKHWLALPGNPVAGFMSFQLFATPFIQKLCGKEAPLVTKESGVLVEGVKSDPGKLLWLQVRKSSKGVSIIQSGSSSRLLDLTLADGYLCVPPNQDLLSGQTIEYWCYSS